The nucleotide window CTGGTTTACAGTAACCGCCAACTATCTTTACCACTTCAACGGCGGAGGTGAAAAACTGAACACCGGGGGTGGCGCACCCTACTTCGTCATCGGATCGGGATTCTACCACTACAACAACGAAATCAGCGGACTGATTTACCCCGGACAGAGCGGCACCCTGGACACCAATTTGATACAGCGCCCCGAATCAGATGTTCGCACGGCTCTGGGCGTAAACGCCGGTGTGGGCGTCGAATACTTCGCCTCTCAGAATTTTGCATTTGACCTTCGGGCACAATACCACGTCATCTGGGGCCACGTGCGTCCCCTGGAAGCCTGGGGCTTACAAGAGGCATTTCCATTTCACAAACTCAACATAGGTGTTCGGCTCAAGTTGTATTTCCCCAAATAATAACGGAGGTTCAGCATGCGTTTTAGCATTCGTTTAAGCTGTCTCCTGCTCCTGGTCGGCGCAATATGCGTCTTCTATCCGGGCGATGGGATGGCAGCTACAACAGGAAAAGTCACCGGTGTCGTGACAGATGCCCAAGGTGAGGCACTACCCGGCGTCAACGTCGTAGTAAAAGGCACGCGGCGCGGCGCCGTAACCGATACAGACGGCTATTTTTTAATATTAGCTGTCGATCCGGGCGTACATGAAGTAGAAGCGTCCCTGGTCGGCTACCGCACCGAAACCATACAAAACGTGCTGGTACAGGTCGAATTGACCACCACAGTGAATATCGTACTCCAGGAAGCAGCCGTAGAACTCGGCGAACTGGTCGTCATTGCCGAGCGACCTGCCGTGGAACCCGATAAAACCGTAAGCCGCTACATTGTCGGCGTCGAGCAAGTCGAACAGGTACCCCTTGCGCGAAACGCGGCAGAAGTCATCGAATTGCAACCGGGCGTATCCCTGGACGGTGCCATGCGCATCCGAGCAAGCCACACCGCCTCGGTAACCAACGGCACCAATGAAGTCTTTGTGGAAATCGACGGCATTCGCCTGTCCAACGACGATGGCGTAGCCGAAAACAACACAGCTTCACAGGTCAACAGCCTGGCGCGTGGGGCATTGCAAGAAGTCGCCGTCGTAACCGGCGGTATGAACGCCGAATACGGCAATGCACAGGGCGGCGTAATCAGCCTGGTAAGCCGCGAAGCCAAAGAGCGATACGGTGGCCTGGGCGAATACCGCCTGACCCTGCCGGGGCTAAAGCACTGGGGTGCGAACGTCTATAACAGCCCGCTCCTGGAGGGCAAAACCCCGGACACCGGCAATCCCAATATAGATTCAACGCCTTCAGATTACGACAGTGCATTGGGACATTTTTTGGAAGGCAATGTCTCCGGTCCAATTAACCCACAACTCGGATTCTTCCTCAGTACCTATACAGATCGGCAGGCATCCGTTTTTCCAGGACCTTCCAATCACGCGCCCTTTAACCTGAACACATCGGCCAATGCGACCTATCGACCGGGCGACAAGTACAAATTCAAGCTCGGCACCACATGGGTGTACAAAGACGGATTCAACAATGGCTCGACCAGTGTGGTACGCGGTCCGGGCGGCGCAACCACGGGCGTACCGCCGGGCGGCGTGCGAGGCATCTCGGAAAGCGGCCTCAACCTCTACCTGCCCGCAGGGTATAGCTCCTCGGGCAAGTCGCCGCGCACCGATCAGGTACTTTACGGCGTCTTGACACACACCATATCGCCCAAAACATTTTACGAAGTCCGCGTATCTTTCCAGAGCACATCCCTCGATACCAGCGATGTGCCAGCACAGACAACAGATATTGTCCGCGGTGCAAACGGATTTTACGGCACGCGGGATATCCACGCCTTTAGCTGGGCGCGGCGCACGCGCATTCTGTTAAAAGGCGACTTGTCCAGCCAGGTGACGCGGGGACACTTTGTAAAAGCCGGATTTGAAATCATCCGCAACAGCATCGAACAGCAAGATGTGATTTTCAACACAACCCGCGAACGCAACATCCGCTTGCTGGGCAAGGGCGATCCTATCGTGGGCATGGAACCTTTTAATCCCGCGACTTACGCGGCTTATATCCAGGACAAAATGGAATTTGAGGGCCTGATCGTCAATCTGGGTGTGCGCTACGAAGTCCTCGCACCCGGCGAATCCTTTGGCCGCGCCATGGACCACGTCACCTGGAACCACTACAACTCCCTCACGCGCTGGCGAAACGTACCCATCGTGGATTCGCCCACGCAGACGGCCATCAGCCCGCGCCTGGGCATCTCACACCCCATTACAGAGCGCTCCACCATTCGATTCTTCACCGGCCGCTTCCACCAGTTTATCGGTTTACAAAGCCTTTACAACCGCACCTGGCGGGCGACGGGACCGGACAAAGACCTGAATGGCAACGGACAAATCGACGAGATGGAAATTTTCAACGCCCTGGTCTATCCGCTGGCGGGCGAATTTGGCAATGTCCACATGAAACCCGAACGCACGACCAACTTTGAGGTCGGCTTCGACTACAACTTCTACGGCGATTACGTATTGGGGTTAACGGCTTTTTACAAAGACCAGGAAGGCACGCTATCCAGCGGTGGGTCAGACTTTTTCATCGACGAACCCGTATTTGGCTTCAACTCGTCATATACCCATGCCTTCTTCAATCGCCGCTTTGCCACGTCTCGTGGATTTGAGCTGTCCTTCCAGAAAAAATTCAGCCAGATGACCGCCCTGTACGTAGCTTACAACGTCAACTGGGCCAAAGCGCACCGCGGCGGCAAATCATCCTGGGAATGGTTCATCGCCCCCACGGCTCAATATGTGAACAGCGACAAGTTCTTTGCCGGCGTCACTGTGGAATCCAACGGACAGGAAGTGCCCCGCGCACCAACGGCCGAAGAGCGGAGGGCATTCGCAGAGAAAGCCAATGAAATTGCCCTGAAATACAAAGCCAAAGCAGATGTGATGGAACCAAAGAGCAATGCCTTCTGGGAACAGCCAGTCCTCGTCGAAGACGGACTGTACTCCTTCAACATCGCCAACTACAGCATTCCCACCTTAGATGGCGGCCTGGACAGGCGCAACTTTGCCAGCGTGCAATTCCTCTTCTCTGCACCGCCGGATTTCCACATCGTGGCTCTGGCCGGATTCCGCGCGACCATGGTCTGGCAGATGCAGACCGGCGGCGCATTCTGGTACACGCCTCCCACGGGACCCAGGGAACGGCGCAACGGCCCGCCCACCACAGTCACAGACGTCAGCTTTGAAAAAGACTTTGGACTGGGACAAACGGGTACAGCCACGACATTCCTGGAAGTCCGCAACCTCTTTGGGCAGCGCGACGATACGAGCACTGGTTTCCGCTGGATCCAGTACGGCCTCCAGAAACCGCCGCCCGGAGACAGCAAATTCGATACTTTCGGCGATATTTCCGAACTGACCCGCTACAACGGCGGGCTGGGCAGACCCCGAACCATCGTGGCCGGGGCGCGGTTTAAGTTCTAATCTGACAGGAGGAGCATATCCATGTCTCTGAAAAACTTGAAAAAACAATGGCTCTCGGGTCTGATGGTATTGTGCCTCATGTCAATCGGCACAATAGATTCGCAGGCGCAGGTGGTCTATAGCGCGTCGCGGCACATGACCCGGTCACTGGTGTGGCTCTCGTTTACCAACTCCGGTACGTCGAGCATGCACTATCAGGTGACCCCATCTCGGGTGATGATGCGAATGTCCTACCCGGGCGAATTGTATTCCCTATACGCCCTGTTGGGCACCGAAGAATTTGTGGAATACTGGGGCGACAAAGCATGGGGGTCGTCTGCACAAAAGGGCTTTACAAACATGCACTCGGCTGGCGAAGGCGTGCTGGTATTGACCAATGTGGACGGTGAAAAATACGTCTCGGTCACAGGACCGCGCACACCCACCGAAGACGTGATACCGATGAATTACGACATCGCCAACTCAAAAGAAGCCTCGTGGGGCATTCAGTCCATTGTGCCCAATCGCGGTGTGGGTCCAGGCACGGTAAAATCCAACTGGTGGCAAGGTGCATCGCCCCAATCCGCTGACCCGGCCAATTTGCGGCCCTACGAAATTCACAACTTCGATTACGGCATTTATCCGCCCGTGCAAAATGCAGGCGAAGAAATCCATATCACGCAGTGGCAGACAAAGCACAACATCGTCGTCACGCGCAAAGCCCATGCGTGGAGTCACCAGGATTTCGACGACTTTTTCATCCTGGAACTCGAGTTTGAAAATCGGGGCGGACAACAACTCGACAACACCTACCTTGGCGTCATGAACTCCATGTATGTCAATAGTGCTGGCACATCTTTCCGCTGGGGTCATGAAGGCGGCCTGGTCACCTATCGCCGCAGTCAGGCACTGGACGACCACTATCGCTACAGCGAGGCTCCCAACTTCGAAAACAATTCCTTAAGCGGGTTGTCGCCTGCGGATTTCCAGGGCAAATACATCATGTATCAGTGGGATGGCAATTCCCCGTCCAGCTTCGAAGAAGACACGGGCGACCCCTACTTCTCGGACCTGGAGGCGCGGGGCTTCCCCGGCAGCAGGAACAGACCCGAAGGCATGCCCATTGCGCCGGCCTATCAGTTTATGGCTCCCCTCGCCTTTCGCAATGCCGGGAGTCACACATTCAACGCAGCAGACGCAGCAGAAGGCTTTGTCGATCCACAGGGCGAACCCCTGTCGCACTGGTACGAAGTATTTGGCCGCCGCAACATCGACGACCCCACGCGGGGCGCGTTGAGCATGACCGACCAGTACGACTTTTTCACCTCGCCCACAATGGACAACCCGACCTCTGAACAAATGCAGTGGGAAGACCTGATCTTTGGTCCCTACAGCCTGGCACCCGGACAAAAAGCCAAAATCGTGCTCGCCTACGGCTTTGGATCGTCCGCCGAATTTGAAATCAATGCCGAGACGGGTTATGCCAATGACATCACCAAGTGGTCGTGGAACGTGGGCGATATTGGTCCAGACGCCCGCAAATCGCTCTTAGCCAAAGGCGAAGAAGCCATGCTGCGGCATCTGGAACACGCACAATTTGCCTACGACAACGAGTACCAGATCCCCAACGCACCCCCGGATGTGGATTTCTTCCAGGGGAGCAATGCACAGGCCAAAATTACGCTGACGTGGTCAGATGCTGCCGAAAAAGCCACCAACCCCGAATACGGCCAGACCGACGTGGTCGCCTATCGGGTCTATCGCTCGACCTGGCAGGAGACCGGACCGTGGGATCTGGTGGGCACGGTTCCAGCCGGTAGTAGCCAGGGCGGCACGTACACCTGGGT belongs to Gemmatimonadota bacterium and includes:
- a CDS encoding outer membrane beta-barrel protein; this translates as MRFIVAILLSLALTGPGVAEVNGTWSVGVTGQYDMPLFKLNQWFPSGGIDIGGTISRINNPTWTFELDARYAKYGSGELESRRFLWSVDLQEYESPNASSEMTWFTVTANYLYHFNGGGEKLNTGGGAPYFVIGSGFYHYNNEISGLIYPGQSGTLDTNLIQRPESDVRTALGVNAGVGVEYFASQNFAFDLRAQYHVIWGHVRPLEAWGLQEAFPFHKLNIGVRLKLYFPK
- a CDS encoding TonB-dependent receptor, with amino-acid sequence MRFSIRLSCLLLLVGAICVFYPGDGMAATTGKVTGVVTDAQGEALPGVNVVVKGTRRGAVTDTDGYFLILAVDPGVHEVEASLVGYRTETIQNVLVQVELTTTVNIVLQEAAVELGELVVIAERPAVEPDKTVSRYIVGVEQVEQVPLARNAAEVIELQPGVSLDGAMRIRASHTASVTNGTNEVFVEIDGIRLSNDDGVAENNTASQVNSLARGALQEVAVVTGGMNAEYGNAQGGVISLVSREAKERYGGLGEYRLTLPGLKHWGANVYNSPLLEGKTPDTGNPNIDSTPSDYDSALGHFLEGNVSGPINPQLGFFLSTYTDRQASVFPGPSNHAPFNLNTSANATYRPGDKYKFKLGTTWVYKDGFNNGSTSVVRGPGGATTGVPPGGVRGISESGLNLYLPAGYSSSGKSPRTDQVLYGVLTHTISPKTFYEVRVSFQSTSLDTSDVPAQTTDIVRGANGFYGTRDIHAFSWARRTRILLKGDLSSQVTRGHFVKAGFEIIRNSIEQQDVIFNTTRERNIRLLGKGDPIVGMEPFNPATYAAYIQDKMEFEGLIVNLGVRYEVLAPGESFGRAMDHVTWNHYNSLTRWRNVPIVDSPTQTAISPRLGISHPITERSTIRFFTGRFHQFIGLQSLYNRTWRATGPDKDLNGNGQIDEMEIFNALVYPLAGEFGNVHMKPERTTNFEVGFDYNFYGDYVLGLTAFYKDQEGTLSSGGSDFFIDEPVFGFNSSYTHAFFNRRFATSRGFELSFQKKFSQMTALYVAYNVNWAKAHRGGKSSWEWFIAPTAQYVNSDKFFAGVTVESNGQEVPRAPTAEERRAFAEKANEIALKYKAKADVMEPKSNAFWEQPVLVEDGLYSFNIANYSIPTLDGGLDRRNFASVQFLFSAPPDFHIVALAGFRATMVWQMQTGGAFWYTPPTGPRERRNGPPTTVTDVSFEKDFGLGQTGTATTFLEVRNLFGQRDDTSTGFRWIQYGLQKPPPGDSKFDTFGDISELTRYNGGLGRPRTIVAGARFKF